In Sphingobacterium thalpophilum, a genomic segment contains:
- a CDS encoding PstS family phosphate ABC transporter substrate-binding protein, producing MMRKFFIILILSYVIVFKMTSCARKVKNGYSKEHGFEGNISLSGAFALYPLAVVWSEDFKKIHPNVRFNISAGGAGKGIADVLTGMVDIGMVSRDLHEQEIKKGAVPVIVAKDAVICTINPGNPNYSAILKRGLSREELLNIFVNRKFKTWKEIDPQFTADPINVYVRSDAAGAAETWAKFFGHKQEDLQGIGIFGDPGIAQAIKDDTHGIGFNNINYVYNLKTNNVFDRIAVVPLDLNKNGHIEDDEQFYGTLSNLTEAVATGKYPAPPSRELTFVTRNKTESLLLKEFISFVLQKQAQSQLLENGYVPLNETLIKEELNKL from the coding sequence ATGATGAGAAAGTTTTTTATAATCTTGATTTTAAGCTATGTAATCGTATTTAAAATGACTTCCTGTGCGCGAAAAGTCAAAAATGGTTATAGTAAGGAACATGGTTTTGAAGGTAATATTTCTTTGTCCGGTGCCTTTGCCCTTTATCCTTTAGCTGTAGTTTGGAGTGAAGATTTTAAAAAAATACACCCTAATGTTCGTTTCAATATTTCAGCGGGAGGTGCTGGAAAAGGAATCGCCGATGTTCTGACAGGTATGGTTGATATTGGAATGGTGTCGAGAGACCTACACGAGCAGGAAATAAAAAAAGGGGCTGTTCCAGTTATTGTTGCTAAAGACGCTGTTATCTGTACGATTAATCCCGGTAACCCTAATTATTCCGCTATTTTGAAGCGTGGTCTGAGCCGCGAAGAATTGCTGAATATTTTTGTAAATAGAAAGTTTAAGACCTGGAAAGAAATTGATCCTCAGTTTACGGCGGATCCTATCAACGTTTATGTACGTTCGGATGCTGCCGGAGCAGCTGAAACATGGGCTAAATTTTTTGGTCATAAGCAGGAGGATCTGCAAGGTATTGGCATTTTTGGTGACCCTGGGATTGCTCAGGCCATTAAAGATGATACTCACGGGATTGGATTCAATAACATTAACTACGTCTATAATCTGAAAACCAATAACGTGTTTGATCGTATTGCGGTTGTTCCTTTGGATCTCAATAAAAATGGGCACATTGAGGATGATGAGCAGTTTTATGGCACTCTATCTAATTTGACAGAGGCCGTCGCTACAGGAAAATACCCAGCTCCCCCCTCAAGAGAACTAACTTTTGTAACGCGCAATAAGACCGAATCCCTTCTCTTGAAAGAATTTATTTCTTTTGTGCTTCAAAAACAGGCGCAATCGCAACTCCTTGAGAATGGTTATG
- a CDS encoding HEPN domain-containing protein yields MQSFRTELENPIVEKEIIELEKKIRLFHEGKIADEKFRSLRLARGVYGQRQPGVQMVRIKLPFGKVTFKQLNKIAAISDEYASRNLHLTTRQDIQIHYVSLDRTPELWSKLAEDDITLREACGNTVRNVTASPSSGIDPKEPFDVSPYAQATFEYFLRNPVCAEMGRKFKMSFSASDEDTAFSYIHDLGFIPKLKIVDGVEVRGFKVLLGGGLGSQPFLASVTSEFLPEDELIPYIEATLRVFDRYGERNNRNKARFKYLIQKLGLEEVLSLIEAEKIATKVKSYPIDRTKIEQPIPPDDNQLSTINLDSDLNYQVWKGTNTFEQKQKGYYGVYVRVSTGDIGTDKARALVAGLKDLVADDIRITQNQSLLLKYATEKSLPHIYQLLKSLDLAQVGFGSTADVTTCPGTDTCNLGISNSTEMARVIESYIAEFHQDFVFNRDLKIKISGCMNSCGQHGLAHIGFHGSSVKAEGKVVPAAQVMLGGGTIGNGEGRVAERIIKVPTKRVLHVVEWVLNDYKKNAEANENFHAYYDRQSKNYFYNLLKPLSDLTNLAEDEFVDWGHEGTFQTAIGVGECAGVVIDLVATLIYEAEEKLQWANETFRESKFSDAIYHAYNAFVQAAKALLLDKGISASTQNIVINEFQTHFVETGEYNFEQTFPELVLQISKNEPTEHFAINYLQEATKFINEVYQRKNLKPVLV; encoded by the coding sequence ATGCAAAGCTTCCGCACAGAATTAGAAAATCCTATCGTGGAGAAGGAAATTATCGAACTTGAAAAAAAGATTCGATTGTTCCACGAGGGCAAAATTGCCGACGAAAAATTTAGATCGTTGCGTTTGGCTAGGGGGGTATATGGACAAAGACAACCTGGAGTTCAAATGGTTCGTATAAAGCTTCCGTTTGGAAAGGTTACGTTTAAGCAATTGAACAAAATTGCAGCAATATCAGACGAATACGCAAGCCGTAATCTGCACCTGACCACACGTCAAGATATACAGATTCATTACGTTAGTCTTGACCGTACACCAGAACTTTGGTCCAAATTGGCTGAAGACGATATTACATTACGCGAAGCTTGTGGAAATACAGTCCGTAATGTCACCGCTTCTCCAAGTTCGGGAATCGATCCAAAGGAGCCATTTGATGTTTCGCCATATGCTCAGGCGACCTTTGAATATTTTTTGCGCAATCCAGTATGTGCGGAAATGGGACGAAAATTCAAAATGTCATTTTCTGCCAGTGATGAAGACACTGCGTTTTCCTATATTCATGACCTTGGTTTTATTCCAAAACTAAAAATTGTTGATGGTGTGGAAGTTCGTGGTTTTAAAGTGTTATTGGGTGGGGGATTGGGATCTCAGCCTTTCTTAGCATCAGTGACAAGCGAGTTTTTACCAGAAGATGAATTGATCCCTTATATCGAAGCGACACTTCGTGTCTTTGATCGTTATGGTGAAAGAAATAACCGAAATAAAGCTCGATTCAAATACCTTATTCAGAAACTAGGGTTAGAGGAAGTGCTAAGTTTAATTGAAGCCGAGAAAATCGCCACGAAGGTGAAAAGCTATCCGATCGACCGAACCAAAATCGAACAGCCAATACCACCGGACGACAATCAGCTATCAACGATTAACCTAGATAGTGATCTAAATTATCAAGTTTGGAAGGGCACCAATACATTCGAACAAAAACAAAAAGGATATTACGGTGTCTATGTGCGGGTATCCACCGGTGATATAGGTACAGATAAAGCACGCGCGTTGGTCGCAGGTTTGAAGGATTTGGTCGCGGACGATATCCGTATCACACAAAACCAAAGCCTACTGCTAAAATACGCAACAGAGAAGTCACTGCCACATATTTATCAACTACTTAAATCGTTGGATCTAGCGCAGGTAGGTTTTGGTAGTACTGCTGATGTAACAACTTGCCCTGGTACGGATACCTGTAATCTAGGCATTTCAAACAGTACTGAAATGGCGCGGGTTATCGAATCTTATATCGCCGAATTTCATCAGGATTTTGTCTTTAATCGGGATTTAAAAATCAAAATTTCGGGTTGTATGAATTCTTGTGGCCAACATGGTCTGGCACATATCGGCTTTCATGGTAGCTCGGTTAAAGCGGAGGGCAAAGTGGTCCCTGCAGCCCAAGTTATGCTTGGTGGCGGGACAATTGGTAATGGTGAAGGACGTGTTGCCGAGCGTATTATTAAAGTGCCGACAAAAAGAGTCTTGCATGTTGTAGAATGGGTGCTGAATGATTATAAAAAAAATGCGGAAGCAAATGAAAACTTCCATGCTTACTACGACAGACAAAGTAAAAATTACTTTTATAATCTTTTAAAGCCTCTATCGGATTTGACCAATCTTGCTGAGGACGAATTTGTCGACTGGGGACATGAAGGAACTTTCCAAACGGCAATCGGAGTTGGCGAGTGTGCAGGCGTGGTGATTGACTTGGTTGCTACGTTGATCTATGAGGCGGAAGAGAAATTACAATGGGCAAATGAAACATTTCGGGAATCCAAATTCTCGGATGCGATTTATCATGCTTATAATGCCTTTGTACAAGCAGCAAAAGCCCTACTATTGGATAAAGGGATTAGCGCCAGCACGCAAAATATTGTAATCAACGAATTCCAAACACATTTCGTGGAAACAGGTGAATATAATTTTGAACAAACGTTTCCAGAATTAGTTCTACAGATTAGTAAAAATGAACCAACGGAGCATTTTGCAATCAACTACCTTCAGGAAGCAACGAAGTTTATCAATGAAGTCTATCAACGGAAAAATTTAAAACCAGTATTGGTATAG
- the cobA gene encoding uroporphyrinogen-III C-methyltransferase, with translation MSIKAKVTLVGAGPGDPDLISLKGIKAIEKADVILYDALVNDELLDYAQAECIKIYVGKRAEQLSTSQDEINRLLVDYALNYGHVVRLKGGDPFVFGRGGEEIDYVQQYGIETTVVPGISSAIGLTGLQQLPLTYRGISESFWVITGSKSDGSLSTDLYLAAESKATVVVLMGYGKLAEIVEIYRQRNLHNLPIALIQNGSLPNEKVVLGTIDNILDESTEKRVGVPAIIVIGEVVAKHRSFQHIKEKALAL, from the coding sequence ATGTCAATAAAAGCAAAAGTAACATTGGTAGGAGCAGGCCCTGGTGATCCGGATCTGATCAGCCTAAAAGGCATCAAAGCAATAGAAAAAGCAGATGTCATTTTATACGACGCCTTGGTGAATGATGAACTACTGGATTATGCACAGGCTGAATGCATCAAAATATATGTTGGAAAACGAGCCGAACAACTCTCTACTTCACAGGATGAAATCAATCGCCTTTTGGTGGATTATGCCTTAAACTATGGCCATGTTGTACGTCTAAAAGGTGGTGATCCCTTTGTTTTTGGCCGTGGTGGCGAAGAAATTGACTACGTACAGCAATATGGTATTGAAACTACCGTTGTGCCAGGTATTTCCTCCGCAATTGGACTTACCGGACTACAGCAACTTCCATTAACTTACCGGGGAATCAGTGAGAGCTTTTGGGTCATCACAGGCTCCAAATCGGACGGTTCACTTTCAACAGATCTTTATCTGGCGGCAGAATCCAAGGCCACTGTCGTTGTCTTGATGGGATACGGAAAATTGGCAGAGATCGTGGAAATCTACCGCCAAAGAAATCTTCATAATTTACCAATAGCCTTGATTCAAAATGGTTCATTGCCTAATGAAAAAGTTGTACTAGGTACTATCGATAATATTCTTGACGAATCAACAGAGAAAAGGGTCGGTGTCCCAGCGATTATTGTAATCGGCGAGGTCGTTGCCAAGCATCGTTCATTCCAACACATTAAAGAAAAAGCTTTAGCTTTATAG
- a CDS encoding bifunctional precorrin-2 dehydrogenase/sirohydrochlorin ferrochelatase: MNQLFPIFVKLNQIDTLLVGGGKVALEKFQALISNDEGLKLTIVTREIIPEFKELLQNYTQIQLHMRPFRPDDLTDKQLVIAATNNMELNEQLRNLTGQNNILFNAADKPELCDFYLGSIVKKGDLKIAISTNGKSPTIAKRVKELLNDLLPEEIDETLSLMSAYREQLRGDFEYKVKQLNEHTKNILRYER; the protein is encoded by the coding sequence ATGAACCAGCTATTTCCAATATTCGTCAAATTGAATCAAATTGACACCTTACTTGTTGGAGGCGGGAAAGTTGCATTGGAAAAATTTCAAGCTTTAATTTCCAATGATGAGGGATTAAAACTGACCATTGTGACTCGGGAAATCATCCCGGAATTTAAGGAGCTATTACAAAATTACACACAAATTCAGCTCCACATGCGTCCGTTTAGACCAGACGACCTTACGGACAAACAACTTGTTATTGCAGCAACCAATAACATGGAGCTCAACGAGCAGCTGCGTAATTTAACAGGGCAAAATAACATACTGTTTAATGCCGCGGACAAACCCGAATTATGCGACTTCTACCTGGGGTCCATCGTAAAGAAAGGCGACTTGAAAATAGCTATTTCCACCAATGGCAAATCACCGACGATTGCCAAAAGGGTGAAGGAACTATTAAATGACTTGTTACCTGAGGAAATTGACGAAACACTATCACTCATGAGTGCTTATCGAGAGCAGCTTCGAGGAGATTTTGAATACAAAGTAAAGCAGTTGAACGAGCATACCAAAAATATATTACGTTATGAACGTTAA
- a CDS encoding phosphoadenylyl-sulfate reductase encodes MNVKEIKEIIGEKKGVELLQTIASLFPNEVVFSTSFGIEDQVITEWIGKNNINIDIFTLDTGRLFKETYSLWSRTLERYQLRIKTYTADTTLLEDFISRKGPNSFYESVENRKECCRIRKIEPLQRAIKGKKIWVTGIRSDQSINRHDMDFIEYDETNQIIKIHPLFDWTFEEVKNYCKEQYIPYNVLHDKGFPSIGCQPCTRAIQEGEDFRAGRWWWEDQSKKECGLHAVKS; translated from the coding sequence ATGAACGTTAAGGAAATTAAAGAAATTATTGGCGAAAAAAAAGGAGTGGAGCTCTTACAAACAATAGCCTCACTATTTCCTAATGAGGTAGTTTTTTCAACCTCTTTCGGTATTGAGGATCAAGTAATCACGGAATGGATCGGTAAAAATAATATTAATATCGACATATTCACACTGGATACTGGAAGACTGTTCAAAGAAACCTATTCCCTGTGGAGCCGCACCTTGGAGCGTTATCAGTTGCGTATTAAGACATATACTGCGGATACAACATTGTTGGAAGATTTTATCAGCAGAAAAGGTCCAAACTCCTTTTATGAGTCGGTTGAGAATCGGAAGGAATGTTGTAGGATAAGGAAAATTGAACCTTTACAACGCGCGATTAAAGGGAAAAAAATTTGGGTAACGGGCATCCGATCAGATCAATCCATCAATCGCCACGACATGGACTTTATCGAATACGATGAAACGAACCAAATCATCAAAATCCATCCTTTATTTGACTGGACTTTTGAGGAAGTTAAAAATTATTGTAAAGAGCAATATATCCCGTACAATGTGCTACACGACAAGGGTTTCCCAAGTATCGGTTGTCAACCTTGTACAAGAGCAATACAAGAAGGAGAGGACTTCCGCGCTGGTAGATGGTGGTGGGAAGATCAAAGTAAAAAAGAATGTGGTTTGCACGCCGTTAAATCATAA
- the cysD gene encoding sulfate adenylyltransferase subunit CysD, producing the protein MDYLDHLEAEAIYILREVAGQFEKPALLFSGGKDSITLVHLAKKAFRPGKFPFPLVHIDTGHNFPETITFRDSLIEDIGEKLIVGYVQDSIDQGKVVEQKGKNASRNALQTVTLLDTIAKHGFDACIGGARRDEEKARAKERIFSVRDEFGQWDPKRQRPELWSIFNGKINKGENVRVFPISNWTELDVWNYIKREQIALPSIYFSHERDVITRNGQLMAAASFLNIDADDIIERKSVRFRTVGDMTCTAAVDSTATELDDIIAEIKASTVSERGARMDDKVSEAAMEERKKQGYF; encoded by the coding sequence ATGGACTATTTAGATCATTTAGAAGCGGAAGCAATATATATTTTAAGGGAGGTAGCCGGACAATTTGAAAAACCAGCGCTATTATTCTCTGGTGGTAAGGACTCCATTACACTTGTTCACCTAGCAAAAAAAGCATTTAGACCTGGTAAATTTCCTTTTCCACTAGTTCATATTGACACTGGTCACAATTTTCCCGAGACAATTACGTTCAGGGATTCATTGATTGAAGACATAGGAGAAAAACTTATCGTTGGTTATGTTCAAGACAGCATTGATCAAGGAAAAGTCGTTGAGCAAAAAGGAAAAAATGCAAGTCGGAACGCCTTGCAAACAGTTACCTTACTCGATACAATCGCAAAACATGGTTTTGATGCCTGTATCGGTGGCGCACGTCGGGACGAAGAAAAAGCGCGTGCTAAGGAAAGAATCTTCTCCGTGCGTGATGAATTTGGACAATGGGATCCGAAACGCCAAAGACCTGAGCTGTGGAGCATCTTTAATGGCAAAATAAACAAAGGCGAAAATGTACGGGTGTTTCCTATTTCAAACTGGACCGAGCTCGATGTTTGGAACTATATTAAACGTGAACAGATTGCATTGCCATCGATTTATTTCAGCCATGAACGGGATGTTATTACCCGCAATGGGCAACTGATGGCTGCTGCCTCATTCTTAAATATCGATGCAGATGATATCATAGAACGCAAATCTGTACGTTTCAGAACTGTAGGCGACATGACTTGTACAGCAGCTGTAGATTCAACAGCAACGGAGTTAGATGATATTATCGCCGAAATCAAGGCCTCAACGGTAAGTGAACGTGGCGCTAGAATGGACGATAAGGTATCGGAAGCAGCCATGGAAGAACGTAAAAAACAAGGATACTTTTAA
- a CDS encoding GTP-binding protein, protein MNILKFITAGSVDDGKSTLIGRLLYDTNSILDDQLEAIQRANRKNDDGTVDLAILTDGLKAEREQGITIDVAYKYFQTEHRKYIIADAPGHIQYTRNMVTGASNSDLIIILVDARKGVIEQTKRHSFIAKLLAMKQVLVCINKMDMVDYSASVFEQIKADYLTLANNLGLKDIDFIPVSALKGDNIVHKSERMSWYAGESLLDYLENVEIHEQEVASWRFPVQWVVRPQTDDLHDYRGYAGRVLGEGLTVGDQVIVYPAETYSTIQAIELNGQQLQRAENGQSVIVHLSDDVDISRGDTIASVEQPPKFERNIQANLCWFDNKPLDTSQVYLVQSHSKLTKVKIVDVLYKFDINTQEKIYNDPIKLNDIGRIAIKSAENLVFDLQQENPANSQAIVIDPRTNLTVGALMIQAID, encoded by the coding sequence ATGAATATATTGAAATTTATAACGGCCGGTTCTGTAGATGATGGTAAAAGTACCTTGATTGGCCGATTACTATATGATACAAACTCCATTTTGGACGACCAATTGGAAGCTATACAGCGTGCCAACCGGAAAAATGACGATGGGACGGTAGACTTGGCCATATTGACTGATGGACTTAAAGCTGAACGTGAACAAGGCATAACAATTGATGTAGCCTATAAATATTTCCAGACTGAACACCGAAAATATATTATAGCCGATGCTCCAGGACATATCCAATACACCAGAAACATGGTAACTGGAGCTTCCAATTCAGATCTCATAATCATTCTGGTTGATGCACGCAAAGGCGTAATAGAGCAAACAAAACGTCATTCTTTCATAGCCAAATTATTGGCCATGAAACAAGTCTTGGTCTGCATAAACAAGATGGATATGGTCGATTATAGCGCTTCTGTTTTCGAACAGATCAAGGCTGATTATTTAACTTTAGCTAACAATCTCGGACTTAAGGATATTGATTTCATACCTGTTTCAGCCTTAAAAGGAGACAATATTGTCCATAAGTCAGAAAGAATGAGCTGGTATGCAGGCGAATCTTTATTGGATTACCTGGAAAATGTAGAAATTCACGAACAGGAAGTAGCCAGTTGGAGGTTTCCCGTCCAATGGGTTGTAAGACCACAAACCGATGATTTACACGACTATAGAGGCTATGCAGGCCGAGTACTAGGAGAGGGGCTGACGGTTGGTGACCAGGTTATTGTTTATCCAGCAGAAACATATAGCACAATTCAAGCGATTGAATTAAACGGGCAACAACTTCAACGGGCTGAAAACGGACAATCTGTCATTGTACACCTCAGTGACGATGTCGACATTAGTCGCGGCGATACCATTGCAAGTGTAGAACAGCCGCCAAAGTTTGAGCGCAATATTCAAGCAAACTTATGTTGGTTCGACAATAAGCCTTTGGATACTTCGCAAGTTTATCTTGTCCAAAGCCACAGTAAATTAACCAAGGTTAAGATTGTAGATGTGTTATACAAATTTGATATCAATACACAGGAAAAAATATATAATGATCCAATCAAACTAAATGATATTGGTCGAATAGCCATTAAGTCCGCTGAGAATCTAGTATTTGATCTACAGCAGGAAAATCCGGCAAATTCTCAAGCGATTGTTATTGATCCACGGACAAATCTAACCGTTGGTGCTTTAATGATTCAGGCAATCGATTAA
- the gdhA gene encoding NADP-specific glutamate dehydrogenase — protein sequence MSKNFNEFISIVEKRNPNEPEFLQAVKEVTEDLFPYITENHPEFFDQKILERLTEPERIISFRVTWLDDNHQVQVNRGYRVQMNSSIGPYKGGLRFAPSVNQSILKFLAFEQVFKNSLTGLPIGGGKGGSDFDPKGKSDNEIMRFCQSFMTELYRHIGADTDVPAGDIGVGGREIGFLFGQFKRLQNNFTGVLTGKGELWGGSYIRPEATGYGLLYFVDCIFRYQGKSLQGKVATVSGAGNVAFYAVEKAVQLGAKVITVSNSLGTLYDPDGFNAEKMAFGATLGRNLDQYPARYPNAKFLPGQKPWQFKCDIALPCATQNELEESDAKALVANGCICVAEGANMPSTAEAIKVFLDAKISFAPGKAANAGGVAVSGLEMSQNSIRTQWCTEEVDNRLKTIMESIHETCLKYGQDSGFVNYLKGANIGGFIKVANAMKAQGIV from the coding sequence ATGTCAAAAAACTTTAACGAGTTCATTTCAATCGTTGAGAAACGCAATCCAAATGAACCAGAATTCTTACAAGCTGTAAAAGAAGTTACTGAGGATTTATTTCCTTATATTACTGAAAATCATCCTGAATTTTTCGACCAAAAAATTCTCGAAAGACTTACTGAACCTGAACGTATTATATCTTTTCGCGTAACTTGGTTGGATGATAATCACCAAGTACAGGTAAATCGTGGTTATCGTGTTCAAATGAACAGTTCAATCGGTCCATATAAAGGTGGCCTTCGCTTCGCTCCTTCTGTCAACCAAAGTATTTTAAAATTCCTCGCTTTTGAACAAGTATTTAAAAATAGCTTAACAGGACTACCAATTGGTGGTGGTAAAGGAGGTTCTGATTTTGACCCTAAAGGTAAATCAGATAATGAAATTATGCGTTTTTGTCAAAGCTTTATGACAGAACTTTATCGTCATATTGGCGCAGATACAGATGTTCCTGCAGGAGATATCGGAGTTGGGGGACGCGAAATAGGCTTTTTATTCGGTCAATTTAAACGACTTCAAAACAATTTTACAGGGGTTCTAACGGGCAAAGGTGAATTATGGGGTGGATCATATATTCGTCCTGAAGCTACCGGCTATGGGCTCCTATATTTTGTTGACTGCATATTCAGATATCAAGGAAAATCTTTACAAGGTAAAGTAGCTACAGTATCTGGTGCTGGCAACGTAGCCTTTTACGCTGTTGAAAAGGCTGTTCAACTTGGCGCCAAAGTAATTACTGTATCAAATAGCTTGGGCACACTTTACGATCCTGATGGTTTTAATGCTGAAAAAATGGCATTTGGGGCTACTTTGGGAAGAAACCTCGATCAATATCCTGCTCGCTATCCAAACGCCAAATTCTTACCTGGTCAAAAGCCATGGCAATTTAAATGTGATATCGCTCTGCCATGTGCAACACAAAATGAATTAGAAGAATCGGATGCTAAAGCGCTTGTAGCAAATGGTTGTATCTGCGTAGCTGAGGGTGCAAATATGCCTTCTACTGCAGAAGCTATTAAAGTTTTTCTAGATGCAAAAATCAGTTTTGCACCTGGCAAAGCTGCGAATGCTGGTGGTGTTGCTGTCAGCGGCTTGGAAATGTCTCAAAACTCAATCCGTACACAATGGTGTACAGAAGAAGTTGACAATCGCTTAAAAACCATTATGGAAAGCATTCACGAAACTTGCTTGAAATATGGCCAAGACAGTGGATTCGTTAATTATCTGAAAGGTGCCAATATTGGTGGTTTTATAAAAGTCGCTAACGCGATGAAAGCACAAGGTATCGTATAA
- a CDS encoding MgtC/SapB family protein, whose amino-acid sequence MENIINFLTSEPLLNALTSILCGSLIGFEREYRNKSAGFRTVVLICFGSAMFTIVSCLFIGNSTDRVAANIVTGIGFIGAGVIFKGKLSVSGLTTAAVIWATAGIGMFAGLGQLVYAISFAVFMVVILALFQRIEILLARYYLVRSLHVKFSSNEFYHLHEFEQLALDFKIKATRRVIEKISGKLEVMYDISGKMTDLDRFNQQLAGSLVIDEFYYNK is encoded by the coding sequence ATGGAGAATATCATTAACTTTTTGACTAGTGAGCCTTTGTTAAACGCTCTCACTTCAATTCTGTGTGGGAGTTTAATTGGTTTTGAACGTGAGTATAGGAATAAATCTGCTGGATTTCGGACGGTAGTGCTTATTTGTTTCGGTTCGGCGATGTTTACTATTGTTTCCTGTTTGTTTATTGGCAATAGTACTGATCGCGTTGCTGCAAATATTGTGACTGGTATAGGCTTTATTGGTGCTGGTGTGATCTTTAAAGGCAAACTATCGGTTAGTGGTCTCACAACAGCGGCCGTTATTTGGGCGACAGCTGGTATTGGCATGTTTGCCGGATTGGGGCAACTGGTTTATGCGATTTCCTTTGCTGTTTTTATGGTGGTAATACTCGCGCTTTTTCAGCGGATCGAAATTCTTTTGGCTCGTTACTACCTAGTCCGTTCTCTACACGTAAAGTTTAGTTCCAATGAGTTTTATCACTTACATGAGTTTGAACAATTGGCATTGGATTTTAAGATTAAAGCTACCAGGCGTGTTATTGAAAAGATTAGTGGTAAGTTAGAAGTAATGTATGATATTTCTGGGAAAATGACCGATTTAGATCGTTTTAACCAACAATTGGCAGGTTCATTAGTTATAGATGAGTTTTATTATAACAAATAA